From the Nymphalis io chromosome 1, ilAglIoxx1.1, whole genome shotgun sequence genome, one window contains:
- the LOC126768901 gene encoding aryl hydrocarbon receptor nuclear translocator homolog isoform X1 → MSAVAPTIPGADPTKDIQKRRAGSIGSDEDDASGGKYTRMEEDNIQDKERFASRENHCEIERRRRNKMTAYITELSDMVPTCSALARKPDKLTILRMAVAHMKALRGTGNTSTDGTYKPSFLTDQELKHLILEAADGFLFVVSCDTGRIIYVSDSIAPVLNYSQGEWYSSCFYDQVHPDDVEKVREQLSTQEPQNTGRILDLKTGTVKKEGHQSSMRQVMGSRRGFICRMRVGGTAESAHLGRLRARNSLGPSHDGHNYAVVHCTGYIKNWPPTDLFPGMQMDRPVEDELHASHCCLVAIGRLQVTSTPNSTEGSLCSGGVEFVSRHSVDGRFTFADQRAAQVLGYAPADLLGKLCYEFYHPEDQQHMRDNFDQVLKLKGQIISLMYRFRTKSREWIWLRTSAFAFLNPYNDDVEYIVCTNTLANRSLGSTTGEPVAEENYDYHLRQRDVYQAPPPTIHQQHHPPPGAVGARSPDEGGAGGGAGGTPYAAHAPHAPHYAPDYSPHRPANTPPHTTWTTLRPSAGAGTAGGAGGATGETYAYSGEAGAGTGAGSPTRSPPAPAYLPPAHYHHNHHPPHPTHPTHGMWSWQGGAGAASGAVAEGGHAPHELSDMLQILDQGGAATFEDLNINMFNSNFE, encoded by the exons CTAG cCGCGAGAATCATTGTGAAATTGAACGTCGTAGAAGAAACAAGATGACAGCATATATCACGGAACTATCTGACATGGTTCCAACATGTTCCGCTCTCGCGCGGAAACCAGACAAACTTACCATATTGCGAATGGCCGTAGCGCATATGAAAGCACTGAGAG GTACTGGAAACACTTCGACTGATGGTACATACAAACCTTCTTTTTTAACTGATCAAGAATTAAAGCACTTAATTCTAGAAGCTGCCGAtggatttttatttgttgttagtTGTGATACCGGTCGCATCATTTACGTTAGTGATAGTATAGCACCAGTACTTAACTATTCTCAG ggAGAATGGTACTCGTCGTGTTTTTATGATCAAGTTCACCCGGACGACGTTGAGAAAGTTCGGGAACAGTTGAGCACACAAGAGCCACAAAATACGGGTCGTATTTTGGATCTTAAAACGGGAACTGTCAAGAAAGAGGGCCATCAGT CGTCCATGCGCCAGGTGATGGGGTCGCGGCGCGGCTTCATCTGCCGCATGCGCGTGGGCGGCACGGCGGAGAGCGCGCACCTGGGCCGCCTGCGCGCGCGCAACTCGCTGGGCCCGTCGCACGACGGACACAACTACGCCGTCGTGCACTGCACcggatatattaaaaattggccACCTACAG ATCTGTTTCCAGGTATGCAGATGGACCGTCCGGTGGAAGATGAACTTCACGCCTCTCACTGTTGTCTCGTCGCTATTGGCAGATTGCAG GTGACGTCGACGCCGAACAGCACGGAGGGCAGTCTGTGCAGCGGCGGCGTAGAGTTCGTGTCGCGGCACTCGGTAGACGGACGCTTCACGTTCGCGGACCAGCGCGCCGCGCAAGTGCTGGGCTACGCGCCCGCCGACCTGCTGGGCAAGCTCTGTTACGAGTTCTACCATCCGGAGGACCAGCAGCACATGCGGGATAACTTCGACCAAG tTTTAAAGTTGAAGGGGCAAATAATTTCACTTATGTATCGGTTCCGCACTAAGAGCAGAGAATGGATCTGGTTAAGGACATCTGCCTTTGCATTCTTGAATCCTTACAATGATGATGTTGAATATATTGTATGCACAAATACATTAGCAAA TCGGTCATTAGGAAGCACCACTGGGGAGCCAGTTGCAGAGGAGAATTATGATTATCATCTGCGTCAGCGTGACGTGTACCAAGCGCCTCCTCCCACTATACACCAACAACATCACCCACCTCCAG GAGCAGTGGGCGCGCGGTCACCAGACGAGGGCGGCGCGGGCGGTGGAGCGGGCGGCACTCCGTACGCCGCGCATGCACCGCACGCGCCACATTACGCGCCAGACTATTCGCCGCACCGCCCCGCAAACACTCCTCCACACACAACTTGGACCACCCTACGCCCA AGCGCCGGGGCGGGCACGGCTGGTGGCGCAGGAGGTGCGACTGGTGAGACGTACGCTTACAGTGGCGAGGCAGGTGCGGGAACTGGTGCGGGCAGTCCAACGCGTTCTCCGCCCGCGCCTGCCTACCTACCGCCCGCGCACTACCATCATAACCACCACCCGCCGCACCCTACGCACCCTACCCATG GCATGTGGTCATGGCAAGGCGGCGCAGGAGCGGCCTCGGGTGCGGTCGCGGAAGGCGGTCACGCCCCGCACGAACTCTCCGACATGCTGCAGATTCTGGACCAGGGCGGCGCTGCCACTTTCGAGGACCTTAACATTAATATGTTCAATTCCAACTTTGAATAG
- the LOC126768901 gene encoding aryl hydrocarbon receptor nuclear translocator homolog isoform X2 — MSAVAPTIPGADPTKDIQKRRAGSIGSDEDDASGGKYTRMEEDNIQDKERFASRENHCEIERRRRNKMTAYITELSDMVPTCSALARKPDKLTILRMAVAHMKALRGTGNTSTDGTYKPSFLTDQELKHLILEAADGFLFVVSCDTGRIIYVSDSIAPVLNYSQGEWYSSCFYDQVHPDDVEKVREQLSTQEPQNTGRILDLKTGTVKKEGHQSSMRQVMGSRRGFICRMRVGGTAESAHLGRLRARNSLGPSHDGHNYAVVHCTGYIKNWPPTGMQMDRPVEDELHASHCCLVAIGRLQVTSTPNSTEGSLCSGGVEFVSRHSVDGRFTFADQRAAQVLGYAPADLLGKLCYEFYHPEDQQHMRDNFDQVLKLKGQIISLMYRFRTKSREWIWLRTSAFAFLNPYNDDVEYIVCTNTLANRSLGSTTGEPVAEENYDYHLRQRDVYQAPPPTIHQQHHPPPGAVGARSPDEGGAGGGAGGTPYAAHAPHAPHYAPDYSPHRPANTPPHTTWTTLRPSAGAGTAGGAGGATGETYAYSGEAGAGTGAGSPTRSPPAPAYLPPAHYHHNHHPPHPTHPTHGMWSWQGGAGAASGAVAEGGHAPHELSDMLQILDQGGAATFEDLNINMFNSNFE, encoded by the exons CTAG cCGCGAGAATCATTGTGAAATTGAACGTCGTAGAAGAAACAAGATGACAGCATATATCACGGAACTATCTGACATGGTTCCAACATGTTCCGCTCTCGCGCGGAAACCAGACAAACTTACCATATTGCGAATGGCCGTAGCGCATATGAAAGCACTGAGAG GTACTGGAAACACTTCGACTGATGGTACATACAAACCTTCTTTTTTAACTGATCAAGAATTAAAGCACTTAATTCTAGAAGCTGCCGAtggatttttatttgttgttagtTGTGATACCGGTCGCATCATTTACGTTAGTGATAGTATAGCACCAGTACTTAACTATTCTCAG ggAGAATGGTACTCGTCGTGTTTTTATGATCAAGTTCACCCGGACGACGTTGAGAAAGTTCGGGAACAGTTGAGCACACAAGAGCCACAAAATACGGGTCGTATTTTGGATCTTAAAACGGGAACTGTCAAGAAAGAGGGCCATCAGT CGTCCATGCGCCAGGTGATGGGGTCGCGGCGCGGCTTCATCTGCCGCATGCGCGTGGGCGGCACGGCGGAGAGCGCGCACCTGGGCCGCCTGCGCGCGCGCAACTCGCTGGGCCCGTCGCACGACGGACACAACTACGCCGTCGTGCACTGCACcggatatattaaaaattggccACCTACAG GTATGCAGATGGACCGTCCGGTGGAAGATGAACTTCACGCCTCTCACTGTTGTCTCGTCGCTATTGGCAGATTGCAG GTGACGTCGACGCCGAACAGCACGGAGGGCAGTCTGTGCAGCGGCGGCGTAGAGTTCGTGTCGCGGCACTCGGTAGACGGACGCTTCACGTTCGCGGACCAGCGCGCCGCGCAAGTGCTGGGCTACGCGCCCGCCGACCTGCTGGGCAAGCTCTGTTACGAGTTCTACCATCCGGAGGACCAGCAGCACATGCGGGATAACTTCGACCAAG tTTTAAAGTTGAAGGGGCAAATAATTTCACTTATGTATCGGTTCCGCACTAAGAGCAGAGAATGGATCTGGTTAAGGACATCTGCCTTTGCATTCTTGAATCCTTACAATGATGATGTTGAATATATTGTATGCACAAATACATTAGCAAA TCGGTCATTAGGAAGCACCACTGGGGAGCCAGTTGCAGAGGAGAATTATGATTATCATCTGCGTCAGCGTGACGTGTACCAAGCGCCTCCTCCCACTATACACCAACAACATCACCCACCTCCAG GAGCAGTGGGCGCGCGGTCACCAGACGAGGGCGGCGCGGGCGGTGGAGCGGGCGGCACTCCGTACGCCGCGCATGCACCGCACGCGCCACATTACGCGCCAGACTATTCGCCGCACCGCCCCGCAAACACTCCTCCACACACAACTTGGACCACCCTACGCCCA AGCGCCGGGGCGGGCACGGCTGGTGGCGCAGGAGGTGCGACTGGTGAGACGTACGCTTACAGTGGCGAGGCAGGTGCGGGAACTGGTGCGGGCAGTCCAACGCGTTCTCCGCCCGCGCCTGCCTACCTACCGCCCGCGCACTACCATCATAACCACCACCCGCCGCACCCTACGCACCCTACCCATG GCATGTGGTCATGGCAAGGCGGCGCAGGAGCGGCCTCGGGTGCGGTCGCGGAAGGCGGTCACGCCCCGCACGAACTCTCCGACATGCTGCAGATTCTGGACCAGGGCGGCGCTGCCACTTTCGAGGACCTTAACATTAATATGTTCAATTCCAACTTTGAATAG
- the LOC126768901 gene encoding aryl hydrocarbon receptor nuclear translocator homolog isoform X3: MEEDNIQDKERFASRENHCEIERRRRNKMTAYITELSDMVPTCSALARKPDKLTILRMAVAHMKALRGTGNTSTDGTYKPSFLTDQELKHLILEAADGFLFVVSCDTGRIIYVSDSIAPVLNYSQGEWYSSCFYDQVHPDDVEKVREQLSTQEPQNTGRILDLKTGTVKKEGHQSSMRQVMGSRRGFICRMRVGGTAESAHLGRLRARNSLGPSHDGHNYAVVHCTGYIKNWPPTDLFPGMQMDRPVEDELHASHCCLVAIGRLQVTSTPNSTEGSLCSGGVEFVSRHSVDGRFTFADQRAAQVLGYAPADLLGKLCYEFYHPEDQQHMRDNFDQVLKLKGQIISLMYRFRTKSREWIWLRTSAFAFLNPYNDDVEYIVCTNTLANRSLGSTTGEPVAEENYDYHLRQRDVYQAPPPTIHQQHHPPPGAVGARSPDEGGAGGGAGGTPYAAHAPHAPHYAPDYSPHRPANTPPHTTWTTLRPSAGAGTAGGAGGATGETYAYSGEAGAGTGAGSPTRSPPAPAYLPPAHYHHNHHPPHPTHPTHGMWSWQGGAGAASGAVAEGGHAPHELSDMLQILDQGGAATFEDLNINMFNSNFE; this comes from the exons CTAG cCGCGAGAATCATTGTGAAATTGAACGTCGTAGAAGAAACAAGATGACAGCATATATCACGGAACTATCTGACATGGTTCCAACATGTTCCGCTCTCGCGCGGAAACCAGACAAACTTACCATATTGCGAATGGCCGTAGCGCATATGAAAGCACTGAGAG GTACTGGAAACACTTCGACTGATGGTACATACAAACCTTCTTTTTTAACTGATCAAGAATTAAAGCACTTAATTCTAGAAGCTGCCGAtggatttttatttgttgttagtTGTGATACCGGTCGCATCATTTACGTTAGTGATAGTATAGCACCAGTACTTAACTATTCTCAG ggAGAATGGTACTCGTCGTGTTTTTATGATCAAGTTCACCCGGACGACGTTGAGAAAGTTCGGGAACAGTTGAGCACACAAGAGCCACAAAATACGGGTCGTATTTTGGATCTTAAAACGGGAACTGTCAAGAAAGAGGGCCATCAGT CGTCCATGCGCCAGGTGATGGGGTCGCGGCGCGGCTTCATCTGCCGCATGCGCGTGGGCGGCACGGCGGAGAGCGCGCACCTGGGCCGCCTGCGCGCGCGCAACTCGCTGGGCCCGTCGCACGACGGACACAACTACGCCGTCGTGCACTGCACcggatatattaaaaattggccACCTACAG ATCTGTTTCCAGGTATGCAGATGGACCGTCCGGTGGAAGATGAACTTCACGCCTCTCACTGTTGTCTCGTCGCTATTGGCAGATTGCAG GTGACGTCGACGCCGAACAGCACGGAGGGCAGTCTGTGCAGCGGCGGCGTAGAGTTCGTGTCGCGGCACTCGGTAGACGGACGCTTCACGTTCGCGGACCAGCGCGCCGCGCAAGTGCTGGGCTACGCGCCCGCCGACCTGCTGGGCAAGCTCTGTTACGAGTTCTACCATCCGGAGGACCAGCAGCACATGCGGGATAACTTCGACCAAG tTTTAAAGTTGAAGGGGCAAATAATTTCACTTATGTATCGGTTCCGCACTAAGAGCAGAGAATGGATCTGGTTAAGGACATCTGCCTTTGCATTCTTGAATCCTTACAATGATGATGTTGAATATATTGTATGCACAAATACATTAGCAAA TCGGTCATTAGGAAGCACCACTGGGGAGCCAGTTGCAGAGGAGAATTATGATTATCATCTGCGTCAGCGTGACGTGTACCAAGCGCCTCCTCCCACTATACACCAACAACATCACCCACCTCCAG GAGCAGTGGGCGCGCGGTCACCAGACGAGGGCGGCGCGGGCGGTGGAGCGGGCGGCACTCCGTACGCCGCGCATGCACCGCACGCGCCACATTACGCGCCAGACTATTCGCCGCACCGCCCCGCAAACACTCCTCCACACACAACTTGGACCACCCTACGCCCA AGCGCCGGGGCGGGCACGGCTGGTGGCGCAGGAGGTGCGACTGGTGAGACGTACGCTTACAGTGGCGAGGCAGGTGCGGGAACTGGTGCGGGCAGTCCAACGCGTTCTCCGCCCGCGCCTGCCTACCTACCGCCCGCGCACTACCATCATAACCACCACCCGCCGCACCCTACGCACCCTACCCATG GCATGTGGTCATGGCAAGGCGGCGCAGGAGCGGCCTCGGGTGCGGTCGCGGAAGGCGGTCACGCCCCGCACGAACTCTCCGACATGCTGCAGATTCTGGACCAGGGCGGCGCTGCCACTTTCGAGGACCTTAACATTAATATGTTCAATTCCAACTTTGAATAG
- the LOC126770722 gene encoding trafficking protein particle complex subunit 8 has product MAKTAQEFIQSSFSPLIATLCSQKVENIVSKNNLTLPELLQPFTSMDWEGQFREPGGSVCTIKNFNLIIRDVNWKPLQPTEARRQLNNAVLHNYDDKTVPLNIEGHQFDIPHATPWFDAWRETYLEVQFPSDHEFTNHYLGCIIVATTLDDNTIDVYNSLNQQYAQLQNVAPPKLPKWFNSSVLKSYLLLHDVSSVPKERADKAFETLKQTFGATNCFMLSINSIHSVDSKLSSDYWSHYLKRTSEVMSDSLSVSAQSVTPVESQASFQSVTIATPEEKQASNTEGIHPLTTENDVYDNANSLQPYSFSGSSESVNVTGKPLDSLTETHGAALNDNDIESIKNFLQEYSAKALIPHLEKQIAQLTEVVANKKGVSRSLLSATKRWFTTGKAGNTAINNAVIYSSDCPELQLRRLGDLWFLCGQWQRAFDAYHTAKREFYADSAWLCYAGALEMAAISAFMAGEANRKTFGYMEESIVTYLNTCRMVQYAVRATLLSVPCLINAGFFGEAAKQLIRMTSEDSDLRSAMLLEQAALCFLKGPSNKIMSRKYAFHMVLAGHRFSKAGQKKHAYRCYKQAYQVYAGSGWRLSTDHVQFALGRLAGALRAPRDAVAWLAAPLASDSPQPRAQQDAFLREFMLAHQQWVETSEEFGSRLSVPPVPLLVAERTRVECVGPAPLSAPGRAPAAAPAAPPDAPLWARLEETLLHVALGAPPMIFRPSADVYTQRTDGQPIGSQGEPMQISITLHNPLKVSLLLKEIELLWRFTPGDGMEMREEILDNEPSLAAGRTFESNVIRVQRIKSFLLEGDCKKPLNFTITPLKIGQLSIHGVAFKLINGESQENENGVSIFGKLDLQSDTNGSDKLLHITVIPETPCLQMTLSEFSPDVISGEIITVDLEFRNVGPVEMKNLYVAVSHPDCMSILNADVDEDNFKALYEEKYREPPNFSDERAARAAARAQAAARRTRLVAPSLAPAAPVRAALLLRPHARASRLLLLAYYETGQRARPHRLLRHVFCFEPAETVEILATPRRGLSVTDDRVFENMHLSVEVKNICNEKEDDITVEILEASLLSRQWRLTDLITTLDADNALISRERVHLILKSARIFEKLNEGQVEFSSLKIAKHLPESRVGVNKPPYSKFVTDGISSLSDGVESIQNYEKRTGLIQSMFILRWKAHNKKTSRTAIGQHCLWLECFAKAISHVRAKITMDILNTIQLDGIESRSESNDVKEKSNIVIFRLEHSNHINHNFITNKLCIIPVTINIVNCYGVPVSVFIDMSKQQNRESSGELGWTGALSNGLDPDSKELGLNITLEKFESRRVQVRALCAAPGTYHVGSAFSVTTAWGADNRATTHFPNSTSLLVVKQII; this is encoded by the exons atggcTAAAACAGCTCAAGAGTTTATTCAAAGTTCATTTTCTCCTCTAATTGCAACATTATGTAGCCAGAAAGTAGAAAATATTGTTTCCAAAAATAATTTGACACTTCCTGAGCTTTTACAACCATTTACGTCGATGGACTGGGAAg GGCAATTTAGGGAACCAGGTGGAAGTGTTTgtactattaaaaattttaatctaataataagAGATGTGAATTGGAAACCACTTCAGCCAACTGAAGCTAGAAGACAACTTAATAATGCAGTTTTACACAACTATGATGACAAAACAGTTCCCCTTAATATTG AAGGACATCAATTTGATATCCCTCATGCAACACCTTGGTTTGATGCTTGGAGAGAGACTTATCTTGAAGTACAGTTTCCTTCTGACCATGAATTCACTAATCATTATCTGGGTTGTATTATTGTGGCAACTACACTTGATGATAATACAATTGATGTATACAATTCCTTAAATCAACAGTATGCACAGTTACAGAATGTTGCTCCACCTAAATTGCCTAAATGGTTCAATAGCTCAGTTCTTAAGTCATATCTTTTATTACATGATGTCTCTTCTGTTCCAAAAGAAAG AGCTGATAAAGCATTTGAAACATTAAAGCAAACATTTGGGGCCACAAACTGCTTTATGTTGTCAATAAACTCTATACATTCTGTAGATTCAAAACTATCAAGTGATTACTGGAGTCATTATCTTAAAAGAACTTCAGAAGTTATG AGTGACTCTTTGTCTGTATCAGCTCAATCTGTGACACCTGTTGAATCCCAAGCATCATTTCAATCTGTTACTATAGCAACTCCag AAGAAAAACAGGCCTCTAACACAGAAGGCATTCATCCCCTTACTACTGAGAATGATGTATATGATAATGCAAATAGTTTACAG CCTTATTCATTTTCTGGAAGTTCAGAAAGTGTTAATGTAACTGGAAAACCTTTAGATAGTTTAACTGAAACTCATGGTGCAGCCTTAAATGACAATGACATAGaatcaataaaaaactttttgcaAGAGTATTCAGCAAAGGCCTTAATTCCACATTTAGAAAAACAAATAGCCCAATTAACTGAAGtg GTTGCTAATAAAAAAGGTGTAAGTAGATCTCTGCTGTCAGCCACAAAGAGATGGTTCACTACGGGAAAAGCAGGCAACACAGCTATTAACAATGctgttat ATATTCCAGTGATTGTCCTGAACTGCAGTTACGACGCCTCGGTGACCTGTGGTTTCTATGTGGTCAATGGCAACGCGCGTTCGACGCGTATCATACAGCAAAAAGAGAGTTCTATGCCGACAGTGCGTGGCTTTGCTATGCAGGTGCTCTAGAAATGGCCGCTATCAGCGCCTTTATGGCAGGCGAAGCAAATCGAAAAACTTTCGGTTATATGGAGGAGAGTATAGTCACATATCTTAATACATGCAG aaTGGTACAATATGCCGTAAGAGCGACATTGCTTTCCGTTCCTTGTTTGATCAACGCCGGGTTCTTCGGTGAAGCTGCGAAGCAACTTATACGCATGACTTCAGAGGATAGCGATTTGCGTAGCGCAATGCTTCTGGAACAGGCAGCCTTGTGTTTCCTTAAAGGACCGAGTAATAAGATAATGTCGAGGAAATACGCTTTCCACATGGTACTTGCTGGCCATCGATTCTCAAAGGCAGGGCAGAAAAAACACGCATATAGATGTTACAAACAAGCCTATCAG GTGTACGCGGGCAGCGGCTGGCGCCTGTCGACGGACCACGTGCAGTTCGCGCTGGGCCGGCTGGCGGGCGCGCTGCGGGCGCCGCGCGACGCGGTCGCGTGGCTCGCCGCGCCGCTCGCGTCAGACTCGCCGCAGCCGCGCGCGCAGCAGGATGCCTTCCTGCGGGAGTTCATGCTCGCGCACCAG CAATGGGTAGAGACGTCGGAGGAGTTCGGCTCCCGCCTGTCCGTGCCGCCCGTGCCGTTGCTGGTGGCGGAGCGCACGCGCGTGGAGTGCGTGGGGCCCGCGCCGCTGTCCGCGCCCGGccgcgcgcccgccgccgcgcccgccgcgccgcccgacGCGCCGCTGTGGGCGCGCCTCGAGGAGACGCTGCTGCACGTGGCGCTCGGCGCGCCGCCCATGATCTTCCGCCCCTCGGCCGACGTGTACACGCAGCGCACCGATGGCCAGCCCATTGGGTCGCAGGGGG AACCGATGCAGATATCTATTACGCTCCATAATCCGCTGAAAGTTTCTTTGCTATTGAAAGAAATCGAATTACTGTGGCGGTTTACACCGGGCGATGGTATGGAAATGCGAGAGGAAATCTTAGACAACGAGCCGTCGTTGGCCGCGGGCCGAACGTTCGAGAGTAACGTGATTCGAGTACAGCGAATCAAATCGTTCCTGTTGGAAGGCGATTGCAAAAAACCTTTAAACTTTACGATCACCCCCTTGAAAATAGGGCAATTATCAATACATGGTGTTGCCTTTAA actTATAAATGGTGAAAGTCAAGAAAATGAAAATGGTGTCTCAATTTTTGGAAAATTGGATTTACAGAGTGACACAAATGGCTCAGATAAACTTTTACATATAACGGTTATTCCAGAGACTCCTTGTTTGCAG atgACACTCTCGGAATTTAGCCCAGATGTGATAAGTGGAGAAATAATAACAGTCGACCTTGAATTTCGGAACGTTGGTCCAGTTGAAATGAAAAACTTATATGTAGCAGTCTCTCATCCAGACTGCATGAGCATCTTAAACGCCGACGTGGATGAGGACAATTTCAAAGCGCTATACGAAGAAAAATACCGGGAACCGCCTAATTTTTCTG ACGAgcgcgcggcgcgggcggcggcgcgggcgcaggCGGCGGCGCGACGCACGCGGCTGGTGGCGCCGAGCCTGGCACCCGCCGCGCCAGTACGCGCTGCGCTGCTTCTGCGGCCGCATGCGCGTGCCTCGCGCCTGCTATTGCTGGCCTACTACGAGACAGGGCAGCGCGCGCGCCCCCATCGACTGCTCCGGCACGTGTTCTGCTTTGAACCCGCC GAAACAGTCGAAATTTTAGCTACGCCTAGAAGAGGCTTGAGTGTTACCGATGATAGAGTTTTTGAGAATATGCACTTATCTGTCGAAGTCAAAAACATATGTAACGAAAAAGAAGATGATATTACTGTAGAAATATTAGAGGCGTCACTATTGAGCAGACAATGGAGGTTGACAGACCTAATTACGACTCTGGATGCGGACAATGCGTTAATTTCTCGTGAGAGAGTACATCTTATACTAAAAAGCGCGAGAATTTTCGAAAAGTTAAACGAAGGTCAGGTGGAATTTTCTTCCCTCAAAATAGCTAAACATCTTCCAGAAAGCCGAGTAGGCGTTAATAAACCCCCTTATTCAAAATTTGTGACAGATGGAATATCATCTTTAAGTGATGGTGTTGAATCTATACAAAACTATGAAAAAAGAACTGGACTTATACAGTCAATGTTTATATTAAGATGGAAGGCTCACAATAAAAAGACCAGCAGAACGGCTATAGGTCAACATTGCCTTTGGTTAGAGTGTTTCGCTAAAGCGATCTCCCATGTAAGAGCAAAAATAACTAtggatatattaaatactatccAACTTGATGGAATCGAAAGTCGTTCCGAATCAAACGATGTgaaagaaaaaagtaatattgttatttttagacTAGAACATTCCAATCacattaatcataattttataactaataaattatgtataataccAGTAaccataaatatagtaaattgcTATGGAGTGCCTGTTTCGGTGTTTATAGATATGTCAAAGCAGCAAAATAG AGAATCGTCTGGCGAACTTGGTTGGACTGGTGCATTAAGCAATGGCTTAGATCCAGACTCCAAAGAGTTGGGCTTGAATATCACATTGGAGAAATTTGAGTCCCGGCGTGTACAG GTACGTGCTTTATGCGCAGCACCTGGCACCTACCACGTGGGCTCCGCCTTCTCCGTGACGACGGCTTGGGGTGCTGACAACCGCGCAACCACCCACTTTCCTAATAGCACCTCTTTACTAGTCGTTAAacaaattatctaa